In Verrucomicrobiia bacterium, a single genomic region encodes these proteins:
- the ligD gene encoding non-homologous end-joining DNA ligase produces MKKGASEGKKLKEYRVKRNFDKTPEPVSEVKPKPKGGKLSFVIQRHEARRLHYDLRLEAAGVYKSWAVPKGLPEKPGQKFLAIEVEDHPLSYGKFEGRIPEGNYGAGMVKIWDKGHYESLEKPIEEAYRKGKIHLHLKGKRVDGKWHLVKTNFPEKPQWLLIKTQESVKKFPQHELKKINGPNKEEILPKKTVLIQNWVEPMLALLTTHLPKSKEWQYEVKFDGIRALAYFNDKKPKLYSRNKIELTSYYPEVVEALKKIKCRSAILDGELTALDAKGRPSFQALQNARDKTRGVPVLYYLFDMISLNGKRLTRHSFTKRKEKLAALLPKSDLILRESATFSYPPDVLLKEIEEKGLEGVIAKKKSSLYEAGQRTGSWLKYKLVKEQEFVIGGYTKPQGSRLYFGALIVGYYESKKLICVGKVGTGFDQTNSEDLFERFQKLRVENCPFANLPLPVYVSPNWSPQRLKNYTWLKPVLVCQIKFSEWTQASFLRQPVFLGLRIDKEAREVKREI; encoded by the coding sequence ATGAAAAAAGGCGCTTCTGAAGGCAAAAAACTTAAAGAATATCGGGTTAAAAGAAATTTTGATAAAACGCCTGAGCCAGTTTCTGAAGTTAAACCTAAACCCAAAGGTGGGAAATTAAGTTTTGTGATTCAGCGTCATGAGGCGCGTCGATTGCATTATGATTTGCGCTTGGAAGCCGCTGGCGTTTACAAATCCTGGGCTGTGCCTAAAGGTCTTCCGGAAAAGCCAGGTCAAAAATTTTTGGCGATTGAGGTGGAAGATCATCCCTTGAGTTATGGTAAGTTCGAAGGTCGTATTCCTGAAGGAAATTATGGCGCGGGAATGGTGAAAATTTGGGATAAAGGCCATTATGAATCATTAGAAAAACCGATTGAGGAAGCTTATCGAAAAGGAAAAATTCATCTTCATTTAAAAGGCAAGCGGGTGGATGGAAAATGGCACCTAGTTAAGACAAATTTTCCTGAAAAACCGCAATGGCTTCTTATCAAGACTCAGGAGTCTGTTAAAAAATTTCCTCAACACGAATTGAAAAAGATTAACGGTCCTAACAAAGAAGAAATTTTACCTAAAAAAACCGTTCTAATCCAAAATTGGGTTGAACCAATGTTAGCGCTATTAACCACTCACTTACCTAAAAGCAAAGAATGGCAATATGAAGTGAAATTCGACGGTATTCGTGCGTTAGCTTATTTTAATGATAAGAAGCCCAAACTCTATTCTCGTAATAAAATAGAGCTTACTTCGTATTATCCCGAAGTTGTAGAAGCTTTGAAAAAAATAAAGTGTCGATCTGCTATCCTAGATGGTGAGTTAACTGCGTTGGACGCGAAAGGGCGCCCCTCTTTTCAAGCCTTGCAAAATGCTCGAGATAAAACGCGTGGCGTGCCTGTTCTTTATTATCTTTTTGATATGATTTCTCTTAATGGAAAAAGATTAACTCGACATTCTTTTACAAAACGAAAGGAAAAACTTGCGGCTTTATTGCCCAAGTCAGATTTGATTTTAAGGGAGTCAGCGACTTTTTCTTATCCGCCCGATGTGTTATTAAAAGAAATTGAAGAAAAAGGATTGGAAGGAGTGATTGCAAAGAAAAAAAGCTCCCTCTATGAGGCCGGGCAACGAACCGGTTCTTGGTTGAAATATAAATTGGTGAAAGAACAGGAGTTTGTCATAGGAGGTTATACCAAACCACAGGGAAGCCGCCTTTATTTTGGCGCGTTGATTGTAGGTTATTATGAAAGCAAAAAACTCATTTGTGTGGGCAAAGTGGGAACAGGTTTTGATCAAACCAATAGTGAGGATTTGTTCGAACGTTTCCAAAAATTGAGAGTTGAAAATTGTCCTTTTGCAAATTTACCCTTGCCGGTTTACGTTTCGCCGAATTGGTCGCCGCAACGATTGAAAAATTACACTTGGCTCAAACCCG
- a CDS encoding Ku protein, which yields MRAIWKGTISFGLVTMPVGLFPAVKKEELKFRLLRQSDLSPIDYKRVAEFDGKEVPWAEIVKGYEYEKGKYVVLRDEDFKRVDIEATDSIDILDFVKLDEINPMFFYKPYYLAPTKGGSKPYSLLRVALKETGKVGIAKVVIRTKQHLAALKSQECGLVLELMHFGNELLNTKHLDVSCKPAAKKREINMAKSLINSMTEKWDPSRYTDDYSSALMNLIQRKIESGDKSLPPPAKRKEPTKIINLVDVLQQSLNEAQKQIKQTSGHRTHRKRKAA from the coding sequence ATGCGCGCAATTTGGAAGGGGACCATTTCTTTTGGATTAGTCACTATGCCCGTTGGACTATTTCCAGCAGTTAAAAAAGAAGAGCTCAAATTTCGTTTGTTGCGCCAATCTGATTTAAGTCCGATTGATTATAAACGCGTGGCAGAATTTGATGGCAAGGAAGTGCCTTGGGCAGAAATTGTTAAAGGTTATGAATACGAAAAAGGAAAATACGTAGTTTTACGCGATGAAGATTTTAAGCGCGTCGACATTGAAGCGACAGATTCCATTGATATTTTGGATTTCGTGAAGTTGGATGAGATTAATCCTATGTTTTTTTATAAACCTTATTATTTGGCTCCTACTAAAGGCGGGAGCAAACCTTATTCTTTGTTGCGCGTGGCTTTGAAGGAAACCGGTAAAGTGGGAATCGCTAAGGTTGTGATTCGAACCAAGCAACATTTAGCAGCTTTGAAATCGCAGGAGTGTGGTTTGGTTTTGGAGCTTATGCATTTTGGTAATGAATTGCTTAACACAAAACATTTGGATGTTTCGTGTAAGCCGGCAGCAAAAAAAAGAGAGATTAATATGGCAAAAAGCTTGATAAATTCCATGACGGAAAAATGGGATCCGAGTCGTTACACGGATGATTATAGCTCTGCCTTGATGAATTTAATTCAAAGAAAAATTGAATCAGGTGATAAAAGTTTACCACCACCAGCCAAGAGAAAGGAGCCTACTAAAATCATTAACTTGGTTGATGTCTTACAACAAAGTTTGAATGAGGCGCAGAAGCAGATTAAGCAAACTTCTGGGCATCGAACTCATCGAAAAAGGAAGGCGGCATGA